AGACCTTTTCGCGGACGATCTCGGCGGCGAGGAACCGCTCCGGCTGGTCCGTGGTCATATCCTCGGGGAAGTAACGGGGGCCCTCGGGAAGGAGCTCGACGAGGACCTCCACGAGCTCTTCGACGCCGTCGCCCTTGAGCGCCGAGACCGGGACGACCTCCCTGAAGGGAAAGAGCGCGCCGTAGCGCTCGATGAGGGGCAGCAGCGCCGGCTTCTCCACCCGGTCGATCTTGTTCGGCACGAGCACGACCGGGGGGCCGGCCTTCTTGAGCCGTCCGAGGATGAAGGCGTCGTCGTCGGTCACTGGCGCCGAGGCGTCGACCATGAATATCACTCCGTCAACGTCGGTCATGGCCGAGAGGGCCTCCCTGACCATGAAGACGTTGAGCGTGCCGCTGCGACGGTGGATGCCGGGGGTGTCTACGAAGATTATCTGGGCGTGGGGCAGGTGCTTCACACCCCTTATCCTGTTGCGCGTGGTCTGGGCCTTGGCCGAGACTATCGTTATCTTCTCGCCGATTACGGCGTTGAGAAGGGTCGACTTGCCCACGTTGGGACGGCCTATTATGGATATGAAGCCGGAACGGAAGGACATGGCCCGTAGCTTACCACCATGCAGGGGGAGGAGTCAAAGAGAGCGCGGGGGAAAGGACGGCGCTCACCCCACCTCGTTGTACTCCCTCACCCTGAAGCCCACGCCGAGCTCGTCTTCGGCCACCCTGCGGCAGGCCTCGATGTCGAGGCCCGGGACGGCCACCACGGTGGCCACCACCTTGGCCACGTGCTTCCTCGCCTCCCGGAGAAACCAGAGGATGGCCGGAAAGGCCCGGTCGCCGAAGGGAGTCCTCACGAGCCGCTGGTAGGTCTTCGAGTCCGGGGCGTTCATGCTCACCGAGATGGTGTCGACGAAGGCGAGCTCCTTCAGGACGTTGCGGCCGTGGACGAGGTTTGCAAGGCCGTCGGTGTCGATGCGTATGCGGCAGCCCATCTTCCTGAGCGTCCTGCCGAGCTTCTTCACAAGCTCCATGCGGATGAGCGGCTCGCCGTAGCCGCAGAAGACGATCTCGTCGTAACGCTGCGCCGGGTCGGGGCCTATGGCGCCGAGAAGTTCCTCGTAAGTGGGCTCGCGCCGGAGCCGCAGGTAGTGGCCCTTGACCGTGTAGGAGCGGAATTTGGCGCAGAAGGTGCAGTAGTTGGTGCAGCGGTTGGTGATGTTGAGGTACAGCGAGTTGCGTATGGCGTAGGCGATGCGGGCCTCCTGCTCGGCCCCCCGCCCGCCCCGCCCGCCCATTGCAAAGAGGGTGCGGGCGTTGAGCGCAGTGACGCGGGCCACGTCGTCCGGGCTCAGTCCCTTTATGCGGGCCAGGGCCCGCACCGTCTCCACCACGTAGGCTGGCTCGTTGCGCCTGCCGCGGTGCGGCGCGGGCGCGAGATAAGGGCAGTCGGTCTCGACGAGCATGCGCTCCACCGGCACCGACGCCGCCGTCTCGCGCAGCTCCACGGCCCCGGGAAAGGTGACGACACCGGAGAAGGAGAGGTGAAAACCCATCTCCATGGCGGCCTCGGCAAGCCTGACGCCGCCGCTGAAGCAGTGCATCACGCCGCCGACCTCGGCGGCCCCCTCCTCTTCCATGACGGAGAGCGTATCGTCGTCGGCCTCGCGCGAGTGTATCACCAGGGGAAGCCCGAGCTTGCGGGCAAGCCTTATGTGACGGCCGAAGATGCGGCGCTGCGCCTGGCGCGGCGAGTTGTCGTAATGGTAGTCGAGTCCCGTCTCTCCGACGGCCGCGAACCTTTCCCCTTCGCCGGCGAGCCTCTCGATGAGCTCGAAGGGCTCGTCGCCGTCCGCCTCCCCGGCGTCGTGGGGGTGGACGCCGAGAGCGCCGAATATGCGCCTGTCGCCCGCCACGATCTCCGGCACGGGACCGAAACCCCGGCCGGGCGACCAGCAGCCCACGGTAAGGATCGCCTCGATCCCCGCTTCCCAGGCCCGCTCCAGCACGGCGGCCCGGTCGCCGTCGAAGCGGGGGTCGTCGAGGTGGGCGTGGGTGTCTATGATCCCTTCCTTCAAGTCCATGTGAAACAGCCTCTTAACCGGCGCGCACGGGAGCGCGCTGGCGGCTGCCCGGAGGTCGGGCCGCAAAGGCGTAACAACCCCGCCTGGCGCGGCCCGACTCCGGGCAGCCGCCGCAGTGTAGCCAGCGTATGGGGGCGCCGCAGGGGCCGCTTCAGCGGCTGCCGGTGCGGGCTCCGTCCCTGGAGCCGGGCCCCTCGAAGACCTCGAACTTTGTGGCCGTCCAGATGCCGCCGGGTTTCACGAGCCGCTCCAGGTGGATGCGGATATCGCTGTCGTTGGCCCTTGCGGCCACGACGGCGCGCTTGTCGCCTTCCTCGACGACCGAGCAGTCCGAGGTCTTGACGTTGACGCCGTACTGGATGAGGGCCGCGTGGGCCACGTCGACGGCGCTGCCCCTCCAGGTCTGCCCGCCGTTGTCGAAGGCCGCCTGAAGGCGCCTCTCCTCCTCCATGTCGTACATGATGGCCACTTCCCTGGCCTTGACCTGCCCGGCCTTGCCGCCGGGACCGGTCCCGTCCCCCCCGCCGCCGTCGCAGCCTGCGGCCATGACGGCGACGAGGAGGAAAAGGACGAAAAGCCTGCTCATACGCACCGGATGCCCCCTTCGTTCTCGGTTGTCCCTACTTCCCACCGGAGCCCACCCTCGGAAAGAGCGGCGCTCCCTTCACCACGACCGCCCCTTCGCAGCCGCCGCCCCAGCGGAGCTCGTCGTCAAACAGACCGGGCGCCGCGGTCAGGCCGAGCTGGCGGCGCATGCGCGTCGACGCTCCGGGCATGAAGGGAGCTACACAGACCGAGACGATGCGCAGCCCCTCGGCGAGCACGGCCAGCACGTTCCGCAGCACCTCCTCGTCGCGCTCCCTCCACGGCGCCGCCCGGTCTACGTAAGCGTTCATTCGGCGCACCACGTCCCACAGCGCCGAGAGGGCCTCGTTGAAGGCAAGGCGCTCCATGGCCGCGTCGAGCCGGCCCGCGAGCCCGGCGAACGCCGCCTTGAGCTCCGCCTCGGCCTCCCGGTCCCTGGAGGCCGCCAGGGCGGGCACGACGCCGCCGGTGTACTTCGCCACCATCGTCACCGTGCGGCTCAGCAGGTTGCCGAGGTCGTTTGCAAGGTCGCCGTTTATGCGGCCCTCCAGGGCCGCCGTCGAAAAGTCGCCGTCCATGCCGAAGGGCACCTCGCGCAGGAGGAAGTAACGGAAGGCGTCGGCGCCGTAGTCCTCTATCACCTCGCAGGGGTCAACGACGTTGCCGAGGGACTTGCTCATCTTCCGGCCCTCGACGGTCCACCAGCCGTGGGCGAAGATGCGGCGCGGAAGCTCCAGGCCGGCGGACATGAGAAAGGCCGGCCAGTAGACGGCGTGGAAACGCAGGATGTCCTTGCCTATGATGTGCACGTCGGCCGGCCACCACCGGGGCTTGTCGGGATAGCCGGCGGCGGTGAGATAGTTGGTGAGGGCGTCGAACCAGACGTACATTACGTGGCGCTCGTCGCCGGGAACGGGCACGCCCCAGGAAAAGCCGGTGCGGCTTATGCTGAGGTCCCGAAGCCCGCCCTTGAGAAAACTCACGATTTCGTTGCGCCTGTATTCGGGCTCGATAAAGGAGGGGTTCTCCTCGATGTGGCGCAGCAGGGGCTCGGTGTAGCGCGAGAGCCTGAAGAAGTAGCTCGGCTCGCGCAGCTTCTCCACCGGCCTCAGACAGTCGGGGCACCGGCCCTCACGAAGCTGGGACTCGGTGAGAAAGCTCTCGCAGGGGGTGCAGTACCAGTCCTCGTACTCGCCGAGATAGATGTCGCCCCTTGCCGCCACGGTCTCCCATATGCGGACCACGGCCCGCCTG
This Deltaproteobacteria bacterium DNA region includes the following protein-coding sequences:
- a CDS encoding GTPase Era produces the protein MSFRSGFISIIGRPNVGKSTLLNAVIGEKITIVSAKAQTTRNRIRGVKHLPHAQIIFVDTPGIHRRSGTLNVFMVREALSAMTDVDGVIFMVDASAPVTDDDAFILGRLKKAGPPVVLVPNKIDRVEKPALLPLIERYGALFPFREVVPVSALKGDGVEELVEVLVELLPEGPRYFPEDMTTDQPERFLAAEIVREKVFAFTHQEVPYSVAVVTESFSEDPERGLISIEAVINVERDSQKGIIIGRKGEMLKRIGTAARRELEGLLGAKVFLRLFVRVTKDWTRNVRALREFGYE
- a CDS encoding YchF/TatD family DNA exonuclease, with the translated sequence MDLKEGIIDTHAHLDDPRFDGDRAAVLERAWEAGIEAILTVGCWSPGRGFGPVPEIVAGDRRIFGALGVHPHDAGEADGDEPFELIERLAGEGERFAAVGETGLDYHYDNSPRQAQRRIFGRHIRLARKLGLPLVIHSREADDDTLSVMEEEGAAEVGGVMHCFSGGVRLAEAAMEMGFHLSFSGVVTFPGAVELRETAASVPVERMLVETDCPYLAPAPHRGRRNEPAYVVETVRALARIKGLSPDDVARVTALNARTLFAMGGRGGRGAEQEARIAYAIRNSLYLNITNRCTNYCTFCAKFRSYTVKGHYLRLRREPTYEELLGAIGPDPAQRYDEIVFCGYGEPLIRMELVKKLGRTLRKMGCRIRIDTDGLANLVHGRNVLKELAFVDTISVSMNAPDSKTYQRLVRTPFGDRAFPAILWFLREARKHVAKVVATVVAVPGLDIEACRRVAEDELGVGFRVREYNEVG
- the metG gene encoding methionine--tRNA ligase, which produces MSKRFYVTTPIYYVNDVPHIGHAYTTVAADALARYKRLKGCDVLMLTGTDEHGRKVEKAAEAAGMSPGELADSVVSRFKELWSKLDISNDDFIRTTEERHRRAVVRIWETVAARGDIYLGEYEDWYCTPCESFLTESQLREGRCPDCLRPVEKLREPSYFFRLSRYTEPLLRHIEENPSFIEPEYRRNEIVSFLKGGLRDLSISRTGFSWGVPVPGDERHVMYVWFDALTNYLTAAGYPDKPRWWPADVHIIGKDILRFHAVYWPAFLMSAGLELPRRIFAHGWWTVEGRKMSKSLGNVVDPCEVIEDYGADAFRYFLLREVPFGMDGDFSTAALEGRINGDLANDLGNLLSRTVTMVAKYTGGVVPALAASRDREAEAELKAAFAGLAGRLDAAMERLAFNEALSALWDVVRRMNAYVDRAAPWRERDEEVLRNVLAVLAEGLRIVSVCVAPFMPGASTRMRRQLGLTAAPGLFDDELRWGGGCEGAVVVKGAPLFPRVGSGGK